Proteins encoded within one genomic window of Heptranchias perlo isolate sHepPer1 chromosome 35, sHepPer1.hap1, whole genome shotgun sequence:
- the LOC137302506 gene encoding sperm-egg fusion protein TMEM95-like isoform X1 — translation MISEKVHRVLRVIEINKTLTDLPIFWNWLYEVKLPKLTQEAMCAPKCRYSTTVVNCTMCLEVNVNCWTMKTCWPNRLDLNESIYVIVGLSAGSILVGCITLIFESRKLRDEQDEEVD, via the exons ATGATCTCGGAAAAGGTGCATCGCGTTCTACGAGTTATAG AGATCAACAAGACCCTGACAGATTTGCCCATCTTCTGGAACTGGCTCTATGAAGTAAAGCTTCCAAAATTAACCCAAGAGG CCATGTGTGCCCCCAAATGCA GATACTCGACGACCGTCGTAAACTGCACCATGTGTCTGGAGGTGAACGTCAACTGCTGGACCATGAAGACCTGTTGGCCGA ACAGGTTAGACCTGAACGAATCCATTTATGTGATTGTGGGTCTGTCGGCAGGCTCAATCTTGGTCGGCTGCATAACGCTCATTTTCGA ATCAAGGAAGTTACGTGATGAGCAGGATGAAGAGGTTGACTAA
- the LOC137302506 gene encoding sperm-egg fusion protein TMEM95-like isoform X2 — translation MISEKVHRVLRVIEINKTLTDLPIFWNWLYEVKLPKLTQEAMCAPKCRYSTTVVNCTMCLEVNVNCWTMKTCWPNRLDLNESIYVIVGLSAGSILVGCITLIFERCLTC, via the exons ATGATCTCGGAAAAGGTGCATCGCGTTCTACGAGTTATAG AGATCAACAAGACCCTGACAGATTTGCCCATCTTCTGGAACTGGCTCTATGAAGTAAAGCTTCCAAAATTAACCCAAGAGG CCATGTGTGCCCCCAAATGCA GATACTCGACGACCGTCGTAAACTGCACCATGTGTCTGGAGGTGAACGTCAACTGCTGGACCATGAAGACCTGTTGGCCGA ACAGGTTAGACCTGAACGAATCCATTTATGTGATTGTGGGTCTGTCGGCAGGCTCAATCTTGGTCGGCTGCATAACGCTCATTTTCGA acgctgcctgacctgctga